A section of the Oryza sativa Japonica Group chromosome 1, ASM3414082v1 genome encodes:
- the LOC4326932 gene encoding bifunctional nuclease 1 isoform X1 — translation MEIINGPVLPRYAAPATGALTSDAKISGQLLRRVHLRRRACGLQGDHYRAARRFFGFPSERHARSGWVWPVCCSYGSSSDGDGAAAADYDASGEEFVNSSVMEAVELRSVSDGFVIKMRDGKNLRCVQNNPRVLRLRDSAPHHAIVLKMEDGSDLLLPIIVMETPSIMLLAALRNIRIPRPTIYNVVKEMTERMGYAVRLVRITEMVHDAYYSRLYLAKIGNEEETISLDLKPSDAINIAFRCKVPIQVNRRIAYNNGLKVVQPTPSESYVSSDQFQYTRLDRPDDQPCFEAQEFDLVRNMLVAAVEERYKDAAQYRDQLFMFRAKKKNMI, via the exons ATGGAGATCATCAACGGGCCGGTTCTCCCGCGCTATGCTGCTCCGGCGACCGGCGCCCTGACCTCCGACGCGAAGATCAGCGGGCAGCTGCTTAGGCGCGTGCACCTGAGGAGACGAGCCTGTGGGTTGCAGGGAGACCACTACCGGGCGGCGCGCAGGTTCTTCGGTTTCCCGTCCGAGCGGCATGCGCGAAGCGGCTGGGTCTGGCCTGTTTGTTGCAGTTACGGCTCGTCTTCCGACGGGgacggcgccgctgccgcggatTACGACGCCAGCGGCGAGGAGTTCGTCAACTCCAGCGTGATGGAGGCTG TTGAGCTCAGAAGTGTATCTGATGGATTTGTGATTAAAATGCGTGATGGCAAAAACCTTAGATGTGTCCAAAACAACCCGCGGGTATTAAGATTGCGGGATTCTGCACCTCACCATGCTATTGTTCTGAAGATGGAAGATGGAAGTGATCTTTTGCTTCCAATTATCGTCA TGGAAACACCAAGTATTATGTTGCTGGCTGCCCTTCGGAACATTCGAATT CCAAGGCCAACTATTTATAATGTGGTAAAGGAGATGACCGAAAGGATGGGATATGCG GTACGTTTGGTGCGGATTACAGAAATGGTCCATGATGCATACTATTCTCGATTGTATCTTGCTAAG ATTGGCAATGAAGAGGAGACTATTAGCTTAGATCTCAAGCCATCAGATGCCATCAACATTGCTTTCCGGTGTAAG GTTCCTATACAAGTGAATAGGCGTATAGCGTATAACAATGGATTGAAAGTTGTACAACCAACACCATCTGAGAGCTATGTAAGCTCAGACCAATTCCAATACACAAGACTTGACAG GCCTGACGATCAACCTTGCTTTGAGGCCCAAGAGTTTGATTTGGTCCGCAATATGCTGGTCGCTGCTGTTGAGGAACGCTACAAAGATGCTG CTCAATACAGAGATCAGCTTTTCATGTTCCGGGcaaagaaaaagaacatgatTTAA